A window of the Cystobacter fuscus genome harbors these coding sequences:
- a CDS encoding ribonuclease H-like domain-containing protein: protein MDLKRKLARLGGVGPGGKPGTSATPAPAAPVVPVPAPAVEPEAPSAEQAARVAMLRRMLGELTERHGTALRRGPPTPPPGPLPAESRTTPHGVIHVAERLLSPEHHHGSAPLAEALDAEASLVASLALQPSLAGVDFQRMLFLDTETTGLAGGTGTVPFLVGLAWFEGRSLRVHQLFLRRLGEEAPLLRELAARMAQASCLVTFNGKSFDWPLLRTRFVLNRVPVPAELPHLDLLHCARRVFKHRGSGTRLVHLEEQVLGFHRVGDVDGALIPELYFRFLRGAEGSALTPVLEHNVNDLLLLAALLGLLARRFRASGAEGKDPRDLLGFAGVALRARDPERALAFAQAAAAGDSGAVRAEALALASRLSRRGGDVRTAVANLQRALASARKEQTAPLHLSLAKLYEHGLKDLPRALHHARLCPPAESGEALRRRVERLERKLSKATRASTLDLGEPL from the coding sequence GTGGACTTGAAGCGCAAGCTGGCGCGACTCGGCGGCGTGGGTCCCGGGGGCAAGCCGGGCACGTCCGCGACTCCGGCTCCGGCCGCTCCCGTGGTTCCCGTGCCCGCCCCCGCCGTGGAGCCCGAGGCGCCCTCGGCGGAGCAGGCCGCGCGCGTGGCCATGCTGCGTCGGATGCTCGGAGAGCTGACCGAACGTCACGGGACGGCGCTCCGCCGCGGTCCTCCGACACCTCCTCCGGGTCCTCTCCCCGCCGAGTCCCGGACGACGCCGCATGGGGTCATCCACGTCGCCGAGCGTCTGCTGTCTCCGGAGCACCACCATGGAAGCGCGCCGCTCGCGGAGGCGCTGGACGCGGAGGCCTCTCTGGTGGCGAGCCTCGCGTTGCAGCCGAGCCTCGCGGGCGTGGACTTCCAGCGGATGCTCTTCCTGGACACGGAGACGACGGGGCTCGCGGGCGGCACGGGCACGGTGCCCTTCCTGGTGGGCCTCGCCTGGTTCGAGGGTCGCTCGTTGCGCGTGCACCAGCTCTTCCTGCGCCGGCTGGGCGAGGAGGCGCCGCTCCTGCGCGAGCTGGCCGCGCGCATGGCCCAGGCCTCGTGCCTCGTGACGTTCAACGGCAAGAGCTTCGACTGGCCGCTCCTGCGCACCCGCTTCGTGCTCAACCGCGTGCCCGTCCCCGCCGAGCTGCCGCACCTGGACCTGCTGCACTGCGCGCGTCGCGTCTTCAAGCACCGGGGCAGCGGGACGCGGCTGGTGCACCTGGAGGAGCAGGTGCTCGGCTTCCACCGGGTGGGCGACGTGGATGGGGCGCTCATCCCGGAGCTGTACTTCCGCTTCCTGCGCGGCGCCGAGGGCTCGGCCTTGACGCCCGTGCTGGAGCACAACGTGAATGATCTCCTGCTGCTGGCGGCCCTGCTGGGCCTGCTGGCGCGGCGCTTCCGGGCGAGCGGCGCGGAAGGGAAGGACCCGAGGGACCTGCTGGGCTTCGCGGGCGTGGCGCTCCGGGCGAGAGATCCCGAGCGGGCCCTCGCCTTCGCCCAGGCCGCGGCGGCGGGAGACTCGGGCGCGGTGCGGGCCGAGGCGCTCGCGCTCGCCTCGCGGTTGTCGCGCCGGGGCGGGGATGTCCGCACGGCGGTGGCCAACCTGCAGCGGGCGCTCGCGTCGGCCCGGAAGGAGCAGACGGCTCCGCTCCACTTGTCCCTGGCGAAGCTGTACGAGCACGGGCTCAAGGATCTGCCGCGTGCGCTCCACCACGCCCGTCTCTGCCCGCCCGCCGAGAGCGGCGAGGCCCTGCGCCGCCGTGTCGAGCGCCTGGAGCGCAAGCTGTCCAAGGCGACGCGCGCATCCACCCTGGACCTGGGCGAGCCGCTCTGA
- a CDS encoding FUSC family protein, which yields MRHLQHRLNPTHLWDLFVISDPDLGRLRKGLRAALGAGLAALVLSRLARLLGEPPTVTLVGTMVAMMGSQIATDPEPREQRLTTALLLVPALTSSVLGTLAAQVPLLGAAAFAVTIFVSTFVRRFGPRGLALGMIGFFSFFNALFFHAQLSQVPALAGAMVVAVGIAYTVRFVLVPDRPDHALRRTVRAFRKTIDVVLWELADIPEQPRMTCALLRRLLRQADRLSDAALAVEDLASRGHSDLRQQLFELELAANRVLRSVQQVVDSGALSSGARADIRQALVSARVAIRDRDPAAARTMRAYLDRVREAPGDERGRVDAQRLHRALTDLLEASARLPREHPPLVPEPAATPAGKAAPGPLARTGLHPSTRQAIQITVASVIAMGVGYAVSAERWYWAVITAFVIFTRTRSRGDTLQRAWARVLGTVLGVLAGLFLARAVSGHAGIELVSIFVCVFFGFYLIQISYAWMVFWFTTLLSVLYGLLGRFTPALLLLRIEETVIGAVIGAVIALILFPERTTAQIQTSARQVLDAVCEYLEEAVVKRTPETDPARLLDSARVLDARLRDLRTAAQPLTGGLRHFTPRATNTLRTVSELVLSVRHLEMGRGLMEMNDASRELLREAAERLANNARVLAGALGQEAPPRVEPASTLIQEARHRLAPEEAARRGTASPFRLLHWLTRVDDMLTHLARTDQDTPRVLVPWRA from the coding sequence TTGCGACATCTCCAGCACCGCCTGAATCCCACGCACCTGTGGGACCTGTTCGTGATCTCCGACCCCGACCTGGGACGGCTGCGCAAGGGTCTGCGCGCGGCCCTGGGCGCGGGCCTCGCCGCCCTCGTCCTCTCCCGGCTGGCGCGCTTGCTCGGAGAGCCACCCACCGTCACCCTGGTGGGCACCATGGTGGCGATGATGGGCTCGCAGATCGCCACGGACCCGGAACCCCGGGAGCAGCGCCTCACCACCGCGCTCCTCCTCGTGCCCGCGCTGACCTCGTCCGTCCTGGGCACGCTCGCCGCCCAGGTGCCCCTGCTCGGCGCCGCGGCCTTCGCCGTCACCATCTTCGTCTCCACCTTCGTGCGCAGGTTCGGTCCCCGGGGCCTGGCGCTCGGGATGATTGGCTTCTTCTCCTTCTTCAACGCCCTCTTCTTCCACGCCCAGCTCTCGCAGGTGCCCGCGCTCGCGGGGGCCATGGTGGTCGCCGTCGGCATCGCGTACACGGTGCGCTTCGTGCTCGTCCCGGACCGCCCCGACCACGCCCTGCGGCGCACCGTGCGGGCCTTTCGCAAGACGATCGACGTCGTGCTGTGGGAGCTCGCGGACATCCCCGAGCAGCCCCGGATGACCTGTGCCCTGTTGCGCCGGCTGCTCCGGCAGGCCGATCGCCTGAGTGACGCGGCGCTCGCGGTGGAGGACCTGGCCTCCCGTGGCCACTCGGACCTGAGACAGCAGCTCTTCGAGCTGGAGCTCGCCGCCAACCGCGTGCTCCGCTCCGTGCAGCAGGTGGTCGACTCGGGCGCATTGTCATCGGGGGCGCGAGCGGACATCCGCCAGGCCCTGGTGTCGGCGCGGGTCGCCATCCGCGACCGGGATCCCGCGGCGGCCCGAACGATGAGGGCGTACCTCGACCGGGTGCGGGAAGCACCCGGAGACGAGCGGGGCCGGGTGGATGCCCAGCGCCTCCACCGGGCCCTGACGGATCTGCTCGAGGCCTCCGCTCGGCTTCCCCGCGAGCATCCTCCGCTCGTCCCGGAGCCGGCCGCCACACCCGCGGGCAAGGCCGCGCCGGGCCCGCTCGCGCGCACGGGCCTCCATCCCTCCACGCGCCAGGCCATCCAAATCACCGTGGCGAGCGTCATCGCGATGGGGGTGGGCTACGCGGTGTCCGCCGAGCGCTGGTACTGGGCCGTCATCACCGCCTTCGTCATCTTCACGCGCACGCGCTCGCGGGGAGACACGTTGCAGCGCGCCTGGGCGCGGGTGCTGGGAACGGTACTCGGCGTGCTCGCCGGACTGTTCCTCGCCAGGGCCGTCAGTGGCCATGCCGGCATCGAGCTGGTGAGCATCTTCGTGTGCGTCTTCTTCGGTTTCTATCTGATTCAAATCTCCTACGCGTGGATGGTGTTCTGGTTCACCACGCTCCTGTCCGTGCTCTATGGATTGCTCGGCCGCTTCACTCCGGCGCTCCTCCTGCTGCGCATCGAGGAGACGGTGATTGGCGCGGTCATCGGCGCCGTCATCGCCCTCATCCTCTTCCCCGAGCGCACCACGGCGCAGATCCAGACGTCCGCCCGGCAGGTACTGGACGCGGTGTGCGAGTACCTCGAGGAGGCCGTGGTGAAGCGCACCCCGGAGACGGATCCAGCCCGGCTGCTCGACTCCGCGCGGGTGCTGGACGCGCGCCTGCGCGACCTGCGCACCGCGGCGCAACCGCTCACCGGGGGGCTCCGGCACTTCACCCCGCGCGCGACGAACACCCTGCGGACCGTGTCCGAGCTCGTCCTGTCCGTGCGGCACCTGGAGATGGGACGTGGGCTGATGGAGATGAACGACGCGTCGCGGGAGCTGTTGCGCGAGGCGGCGGAGCGGCTCGCGAACAACGCCCGGGTGCTGGCGGGCGCGCTGGGCCAGGAGGCGCCTCCCCGCGTCGAGCCCGCGTCCACGCTCATCCAGGAGGCCCGGCACCGCCTCGCGCCCGAGGAAGCCGCCCGCCGGGGCACCGCCAGCCCCTTCCGCCTCCTGCACTGGCTCACGCGCGTGGATGACATGCTCACGCACCTGGCCAGGACGGACCAGGACACTCCCCGGGTACTCGTGCCCTGGCGGGCCTAG
- a CDS encoding type VI immunity family protein, with amino-acid sequence MSSAYPRIRRHEQGPAGDVLVRREVIQLVLYLPLNHHALALPIQRALDMYLDAVGTGPEIFSEYSLGYESAVLHEDSWSNIRQILSTSDEEYFLDDEEDEQLRLMQQKNQCDRMVELSSEERGVTGFGFFYWARLSWRVPPKNQMSLVSFSWPTEYLEACGPGRMREEMMALAALLPYASGHAGLAFSSPNLWGPSMKDIHEDALRYPGLDVTHGQREMGTRVDGVHWLNFLGPEVSSHVGGAEVLRSRLHSPSSTVQSLVDGRVLVSLGLGPEAGDLRRGDTLPAYRELARVLEPWLFSFPEHMSWRDCPLDAAHRWWRRFLDE; translated from the coding sequence ATGAGCAGCGCCTATCCTCGAATTCGTCGCCATGAGCAGGGGCCAGCCGGTGATGTGCTCGTGCGGAGAGAGGTCATCCAGCTGGTGTTGTACCTACCGCTCAATCATCATGCGCTCGCGCTTCCCATCCAGCGTGCGCTCGATATGTATCTGGACGCGGTTGGGACGGGGCCCGAGATCTTCTCGGAATACTCCCTGGGGTACGAATCCGCTGTTCTTCACGAGGATAGTTGGTCGAACATCCGCCAGATACTCTCTACTTCGGACGAGGAGTATTTCCTCGATGACGAGGAGGATGAGCAACTTCGCTTGATGCAGCAGAAGAACCAGTGCGACCGGATGGTGGAATTGTCGAGCGAGGAGCGCGGCGTCACCGGTTTCGGTTTCTTCTACTGGGCGCGTCTGTCGTGGCGCGTGCCTCCGAAGAATCAGATGAGTCTGGTGAGCTTTTCCTGGCCCACCGAATACCTGGAGGCGTGTGGTCCCGGGCGGATGCGGGAAGAGATGATGGCGCTGGCCGCGCTGCTGCCCTATGCCTCGGGCCACGCGGGGCTCGCCTTCTCTTCCCCAAACCTCTGGGGACCCTCCATGAAGGACATCCATGAGGATGCGCTGCGCTACCCTGGCCTCGATGTGACGCACGGCCAGCGGGAAATGGGCACGCGCGTTGATGGCGTGCATTGGCTCAATTTCCTGGGCCCGGAAGTGTCGTCCCATGTGGGTGGTGCCGAGGTGCTTCGTTCACGGCTGCATTCCCCTTCCTCCACCGTGCAATCACTCGTGGATGGGCGAGTCCTGGTGTCCCTGGGCCTCGGGCCCGAGGCGGGCGACCTGCGGCGAGGCGACACGCTGCCCGCCTACCGCGAACTGGCGCGCGTGCTCGAGCCCTGGCTCTTTTCCTTCCCGGAGCACATGTCCTGGCGGGACTGTCCTCTCGATGCGGCCCACCGCTGGTGGCGCCGCTTTCTCGACGAATGA
- a CDS encoding cyclic nucleotide-binding domain-containing protein — translation MVETLREHKDNAAQLFASGQWEAALAEYRYITRAAPEDLASRQKVAELLQRLGRKQEAIEAYTDVAKAWARQGWLLRAIALCKLILQLEPGHGPTQRLLADFHAGHSEPRPRLMPSPAVSATFQESHGEGDEVLPRIPLFSKLSPEAFLAVVEELRLKPFESGAAIITEGEVGQSLFAIVEGRVDVVRQGDGGQNRKVACLGEGDFFGEMALLSDAPRLASVVAATRTVVFELTRDQVERLAELHPSVAHMLRSFYQVRLLANILRGNPLLFALTPLQREAMTKAVQFHAVPAGQSLLVQGQPGDALYLLLRGQCRVVHLLPDGHESQHPSLHEGDMFGELSVLLGLPATASVIADTPCTLLRLARADVERLIVMNTGLREALFRLSSERLQRTAQLVSSYEMLGA, via the coding sequence ATGGTCGAGACGCTTCGTGAGCACAAGGACAACGCCGCTCAACTCTTCGCCAGCGGGCAGTGGGAGGCGGCACTCGCCGAGTACCGGTACATCACCCGGGCCGCGCCGGAGGACCTGGCCAGCCGCCAGAAGGTGGCCGAGCTGCTCCAGCGGCTGGGGCGCAAGCAGGAGGCCATCGAGGCATACACGGACGTGGCCAAGGCCTGGGCGCGTCAGGGGTGGCTGCTGCGTGCCATCGCCTTGTGCAAGCTCATCCTCCAGCTCGAGCCGGGCCATGGTCCCACCCAGCGGTTGCTGGCGGACTTCCACGCGGGCCACTCGGAGCCCCGGCCCCGGCTGATGCCCTCGCCCGCGGTGTCCGCCACCTTCCAGGAGTCGCACGGGGAGGGCGACGAGGTGCTCCCGCGCATCCCGCTCTTCTCGAAGCTGAGCCCGGAGGCGTTCCTGGCGGTGGTGGAGGAGCTGAGGCTCAAGCCCTTCGAGTCGGGGGCCGCCATCATCACGGAGGGCGAGGTGGGCCAGTCCCTGTTCGCCATCGTGGAAGGGCGCGTGGACGTGGTGCGTCAGGGGGATGGTGGGCAGAACCGCAAGGTGGCCTGCCTGGGCGAGGGCGACTTCTTCGGGGAGATGGCCTTGCTGTCGGATGCTCCGCGGCTGGCGAGCGTGGTGGCCGCCACGCGCACCGTGGTGTTCGAGCTGACGCGGGACCAGGTGGAGCGGCTCGCCGAGCTGCATCCCTCCGTGGCGCACATGCTGCGGTCCTTCTACCAGGTGCGGCTGCTGGCCAACATCCTGCGGGGCAACCCGCTCCTGTTCGCCCTCACGCCCCTGCAGCGCGAGGCCATGACGAAGGCCGTCCAGTTCCACGCGGTGCCGGCCGGCCAGAGCCTGCTCGTCCAGGGACAGCCCGGTGACGCCCTCTACCTGCTGCTCCGGGGCCAGTGTCGCGTGGTCCACCTGCTCCCGGATGGTCACGAGAGTCAGCATCCGTCGCTGCACGAGGGCGACATGTTCGGCGAGCTCTCCGTGCTGCTCGGCCTGCCCGCCACCGCCTCGGTGATCGCCGACACCCCCTGCACGCTGTTGCGGCTGGCACGCGCGGACGTGGAGCGGCTCATCGTGATGAACACCGGGCTGCGCGAGGCGCTCTTCCGCTTGAGCTCCGAGCGTCTCCAGCGCACCGCCCAGCTCGTGTCCAGCTACGAGATGCTCGGGGCCTGA
- a CDS encoding imm11 family protein: MERRFFRLSIDAEVPGRWYFSEPTNLTGEEIDDIWQFSDGRPVEVRERMRIPLYRLGRPLDFTTAGVGLAPILSERVASVLREMATSDVQLFPVEVEGQSEPYHLLNVARTVRCIDDKACKEVQLYTAKDGRPDQIGEYRAISGLRIDKSKVGDARIFRLWGWHPPIIVDGEIKVALDKTGILGARFDEV, from the coding sequence ATGGAGCGAAGATTCTTCCGCCTAAGCATCGATGCGGAAGTGCCAGGGCGCTGGTACTTCTCGGAGCCCACCAACCTTACGGGAGAGGAGATCGACGACATCTGGCAGTTTAGCGACGGTCGACCGGTAGAAGTTCGTGAGAGGATGCGCATTCCGCTTTACCGGCTTGGAAGGCCGCTGGATTTCACCACCGCAGGGGTAGGGCTGGCGCCGATCCTCAGCGAGCGCGTTGCATCAGTGCTGCGCGAAATGGCGACCAGCGATGTTCAGCTCTTCCCGGTCGAAGTCGAGGGACAGAGCGAGCCGTACCATCTCTTGAATGTGGCACGGACGGTTCGGTGCATTGACGACAAGGCCTGTAAGGAAGTGCAGCTCTATACCGCGAAGGACGGGAGGCCAGACCAGATCGGCGAATACCGAGCCATCTCCGGCCTACGCATCGACAAGTCGAAAGTGGGTGACGCTCGGATCTTTCGGCTCTGGGGGTGGCACCCGCCGATCATCGTTGATGGAGAGATCAAGGTGGCTCTGGATAAAACCGGTATCTTGGGGGCGCGGTTCGACGAGGTCTGA
- a CDS encoding VOC family protein, giving the protein MNVPETWPEELPVTQLRIARPTDKLEEVVRFYVEGVGLKHLGGFESHAGYDGVFIGLPGYGVHLEFTRHEAGSPCPAPTRDNLLVLYVPDVAARDAIVARLSVLGYPPVAPENPYWAGAGVTVEDPDGWRVVFQNTRGIGP; this is encoded by the coding sequence ATGAACGTCCCGGAAACCTGGCCCGAGGAACTGCCCGTCACGCAGCTGCGCATCGCGCGCCCTACCGACAAGCTGGAGGAAGTCGTCCGCTTCTACGTCGAGGGGGTCGGCTTGAAGCACCTCGGTGGCTTCGAGAGCCACGCGGGTTACGACGGCGTGTTCATCGGGCTTCCCGGGTACGGCGTGCATCTCGAGTTCACCCGCCACGAGGCGGGCAGCCCGTGTCCCGCGCCCACCCGGGACAACCTGCTCGTCCTCTACGTGCCGGACGTGGCCGCGCGGGATGCCATCGTCGCGAGGCTCTCCGTCCTGGGCTACCCACCCGTTGCGCCCGAGAATCCGTACTGGGCCGGGGCGGGCGTCACCGTGGAAGACCCCGATGGGTGGCGCGTGGTGTTTCAGAACACTCGTGGCATCGGGCCTTGA
- a CDS encoding DEAD/DEAH box helicase, with product MKPEKEEGAFTGSRRKPWTGPRGLDAVLQGWRENNQLWPDIVLDEVTPARPGAHAPIPEGVAPQVREALRRRGIERLFSHQAEAYELARSGKNLVIATPTASGKSLCYNLPLLDRFAREPQARALYLFPTKALSRDQEESLRVFMREAGLDHGAITFDGDTPADARRAARERSGVLLTNPDMLHTGILPHHASWARLFSNLRYVVIDELHTYRGVFGSHLANVLRRLQRVAAFHGSSPTFILASATIGNPKAHAERMLGREVALISESGAPAGERRVMVYNPPVVNAELGIRASYLKSAVRLTADLVRAEVSTLLFAQSRNSVEVMLKYLRDKFVAEKMDPNLIQGYRGGYLPGTRRATEAALRAGEVRCVVATNALELGIDIGSLDAVVCAGYPGSVAALMQRFGRAGRRGAGSLALLVTSSAPLDQYLAADPRFLTGAPVEHARIDPDNVEILVQHLKCAAFELPFAEGDTFGDVPAESVTDALGYLSQHEVVHPSPGPEGRKMFHWSSDAYPANHVSLRSVGWDNVVIIELGTDRTLAEMDFRSAHTMLHEQAIYQHEAEQYQVERFDYDNHKAYVRKVAPDYFTDAMTYVRVNVIQEDQGAPMGPTLQAGMGEVSVIEKVVGYKKIKFHTHENVGYGEVALPEMQMHTTSLWLTVPESVVRSFGAPRPAVIDALRGIATALRTVACVGLMIDPRDLGKTLGSKDDADGPPRKDGGVGFDPTIFLYDNIPGGVGLAARLFDQREELLRRARRLLEGCACEEGCPACIGPAAGSFPGSAPVEDHPRKRLALEILSALGVVALQ from the coding sequence ATGAAGCCAGAGAAGGAAGAAGGGGCATTCACCGGGTCCCGGCGCAAGCCTTGGACGGGACCTCGCGGACTCGATGCCGTCCTCCAGGGGTGGCGCGAGAACAACCAGCTCTGGCCAGACATCGTCCTGGACGAGGTGACTCCGGCCCGGCCCGGTGCCCATGCGCCCATCCCCGAGGGCGTGGCCCCCCAGGTGCGCGAGGCCCTGCGTCGCCGCGGCATCGAGCGGCTCTTCTCCCACCAGGCCGAGGCGTACGAGCTGGCCCGCTCGGGCAAAAACCTCGTCATCGCCACGCCCACCGCCTCGGGCAAGAGCCTCTGCTACAACCTGCCCCTGCTGGACCGCTTCGCGCGCGAGCCCCAGGCCCGGGCCCTCTACCTCTTCCCCACCAAGGCGCTCTCGCGCGACCAGGAAGAGTCCCTGCGCGTCTTCATGCGCGAGGCGGGCCTGGATCACGGTGCCATCACCTTCGACGGGGACACCCCGGCGGATGCCCGGCGCGCCGCCCGCGAGCGCAGCGGCGTGCTGCTCACCAACCCGGACATGCTGCACACCGGCATCCTCCCGCACCACGCGAGCTGGGCCCGCCTCTTCTCCAACCTCCGCTACGTCGTCATCGACGAGCTGCACACCTACCGCGGCGTCTTCGGCTCGCACCTGGCCAACGTGCTGCGCCGCCTGCAACGCGTGGCGGCCTTCCATGGCTCCTCGCCCACGTTCATCCTGGCCTCGGCCACCATCGGCAACCCCAAGGCCCACGCCGAGCGGATGCTGGGCCGCGAGGTGGCGCTCATCTCCGAGAGTGGCGCTCCCGCGGGCGAGCGCCGCGTCATGGTCTACAACCCTCCCGTGGTCAACGCCGAGCTGGGCATCCGCGCCAGCTACCTCAAGAGCGCCGTGCGCCTCACCGCGGACCTCGTGCGCGCCGAGGTGTCCACGCTCCTCTTCGCCCAGTCGCGCAACTCCGTGGAGGTGATGCTCAAGTACCTGCGCGACAAGTTCGTGGCCGAGAAGATGGACCCGAACCTCATCCAGGGCTACCGCGGCGGCTACCTGCCCGGCACGCGCCGCGCCACCGAGGCCGCCCTGCGCGCGGGTGAGGTGCGCTGCGTGGTGGCCACCAACGCGCTGGAGCTCGGCATCGACATCGGCTCACTGGACGCCGTGGTGTGCGCGGGCTACCCGGGCTCGGTGGCGGCGCTCATGCAGCGCTTCGGCCGCGCGGGCCGTCGGGGCGCGGGCAGCCTCGCGCTCCTGGTCACCTCCAGCGCTCCGTTGGATCAGTACCTCGCCGCCGATCCCCGCTTCCTCACGGGCGCTCCGGTGGAGCACGCGCGCATCGATCCGGACAACGTGGAGATCCTCGTGCAGCACCTCAAGTGCGCCGCCTTCGAGCTGCCCTTCGCCGAAGGCGACACCTTCGGGGACGTGCCGGCCGAGTCCGTGACGGACGCGCTCGGCTACCTGTCCCAGCACGAGGTGGTGCACCCCTCGCCCGGCCCCGAGGGCCGCAAGATGTTCCACTGGTCCTCGGACGCGTACCCGGCCAACCACGTGTCGCTGCGCAGCGTGGGCTGGGACAACGTGGTCATCATCGAGCTGGGTACGGACCGCACGCTCGCGGAGATGGACTTCCGCTCGGCGCACACCATGCTGCACGAGCAGGCCATCTACCAGCACGAGGCCGAGCAGTATCAGGTCGAGCGCTTCGACTACGACAACCACAAGGCCTACGTGCGCAAGGTGGCGCCGGACTACTTCACCGACGCGATGACCTACGTGCGCGTCAACGTCATCCAGGAGGACCAGGGCGCCCCCATGGGTCCCACGCTCCAGGCGGGCATGGGCGAGGTGAGCGTCATCGAGAAGGTGGTGGGCTACAAGAAGATCAAGTTCCACACCCACGAGAACGTGGGCTACGGCGAGGTGGCCCTGCCGGAGATGCAGATGCACACCACCTCGCTCTGGCTGACCGTGCCCGAGTCCGTGGTGCGCTCGTTCGGCGCGCCGCGCCCCGCCGTCATCGACGCGCTCCGGGGCATCGCCACCGCGCTGCGCACCGTGGCGTGCGTGGGGCTGATGATCGATCCGAGGGACCTGGGCAAGACGCTCGGGAGCAAGGACGACGCGGACGGGCCGCCGCGCAAGGACGGCGGCGTGGGGTTCGATCCGACCATCTTCCTCTACGACAACATCCCCGGCGGCGTGGGCCTGGCGGCGCGGCTGTTCGATCAGCGCGAGGAGCTGTTGCGGCGCGCGCGCCGGCTCCTGGAGGGGTGCGCGTGCGAGGAGGGTTGCCCCGCGTGCATCGGCCCGGCGGCGGGCTCCTTCCCAGGCAGTGCTCCGGTGGAGGATCATCCGCGCAAGCGGCTCGCGCTGGAGATCCTCTCGGCGCTCGGCGTCGTGGCCCTGCAATAG